The following coding sequences lie in one Arachis hypogaea cultivar Tifrunner chromosome 9, arahy.Tifrunner.gnm2.J5K5, whole genome shotgun sequence genomic window:
- the LOC112709916 gene encoding transcription factor bHLH68 isoform X1, whose product MMAGNPNNWWSMNPSSLIPYTQYVLGSSSSSIPFNPLVAEIPEPSPQSWSQLLFTGLPGEEERLGFNHFHQSKKLENWDDHNILINNNNNQHNTRVGPNNNNMIVDGIIKQEVSQSGNLYGQEEFHASNGSTWSTHMVPINSSSPRSSVTTNNNNNNNLLDFSYNKVDHSKNQLPYATPQCNSTSSAGICKKAKGQSTSSLPPLKVRKEKLGDRITALHQLVSPFGKTDTASVLLEAIGYIRFLQSQIEALSSPYLGNGSKNMRSQQYVHGERNSVFPEDPGQLLNDTGLKRKAASSQDSKDNKAKDLRSRGLCLVPVSFTQHVGNENGADFWAPAYGSGF is encoded by the exons ATGATGGCTGGGAACCCTAATAATTGGTGGAGCATGAATCCATCTTCTTTGATCCCTTATACTCAATATGTGCttggatcttcttcttcttcaattcctttCAATCCTTTGGTGGCAGAAATTCCAGAACCTTCTCCTCAGTCTTGGAGCCAACTTCTTTT CACTGGGTTACcaggagaagaagagagacttGGATTCAATCATTTTCATCAATCAAAAAAGTTAGAAAACTGGGATGACCATAATatcctcatcaacaacaacaataatcaacacAACACAAGAGTTggtcctaataataataatatgattgtTGATGGAATAATAAAGCAAGAGGTTTCCCAAAGTGGCAACTTGTACGGCCAAGAAGAGTTTCATGCTTCTAATGGGTCAACTTGGTCAACACATATGGTTCCCATTAATTCTTCATCACCTAGGTCAAGTGTCACtaccaataataataacaataataatttattggatTTCTCTTATAACAAGGTTGATCATAGCAAGAACCAACTACCTTATGCCACACCTCAG TGTAATAGCACATCCAGTGCTGGAATTTGCAAGAAAGCTAAGGGTCAATCAACTTCAAGCTTACCACCATTGAAg GTGAGAAAGGAGAAGCTTGGTGATAGAATAACAGCACTTCACCAGCTAGTTTCCCCATTTGGAAAG ACTGACACAGCTTCTGTGTTGTTAGAAGCCATTGGATATATTAGATTCCTTCAGAGTCAAATTGAG GCACTTAGTTCTCCTTACTTAGGCAATGGATCAAAAAACATGAGAAGTCAACAGTAT GTACATGGAGAAAGAAATTCTGTATTTCCTGAGGACCCCGGTCAG CTGTTGAATGATACTGGCCTGAAAAGAAAGGCAGCTTCAAGCCAg GATTCAAAAGATAACAAGGCAAAGGATTTGAGGAGTAGAGGATTGTGCTTGGTACCTGTGTCCTTCACCCAACATGTTGGAAATGAAAATGGAGCTGATTTCTGGGCACCTGCATATGGTAGTGGATTCTAA
- the LOC112709916 gene encoding transcription factor bHLH68 isoform X3 → MLINMTLFFFLFFFLKQHEHLIIKGPFYISFDFCSTGLPGEEERLGFNHFHQSKKLENWDDHNILINNNNNQHNTRVGPNNNNMIVDGIIKQEVSQSGNLYGQEEFHASNGSTWSTHMVPINSSSPRSSVTTNNNNNNNLLDFSYNKVDHSKNQLPYATPQCNSTSSAGICKKAKGQSTSSLPPLKVRKEKLGDRITALHQLVSPFGKTDTASVLLEAIGYIRFLQSQIEALSSPYLGNGSKNMRSQQYVHGERNSVFPEDPGQLLNDTGLKRKAASSQDSKDNKAKDLRSRGLCLVPVSFTQHVGNENGADFWAPAYGSGF, encoded by the exons atgttaataaacatgactttatttttctttttatttttctttttaaagcaACATGAACATTTAATTATCAAAGGGcccttttatatttcttttgatttttgcaGCACTGGGTTACcaggagaagaagagagacttGGATTCAATCATTTTCATCAATCAAAAAAGTTAGAAAACTGGGATGACCATAATatcctcatcaacaacaacaataatcaacacAACACAAGAGTTggtcctaataataataatatgattgtTGATGGAATAATAAAGCAAGAGGTTTCCCAAAGTGGCAACTTGTACGGCCAAGAAGAGTTTCATGCTTCTAATGGGTCAACTTGGTCAACACATATGGTTCCCATTAATTCTTCATCACCTAGGTCAAGTGTCACtaccaataataataacaataataatttattggatTTCTCTTATAACAAGGTTGATCATAGCAAGAACCAACTACCTTATGCCACACCTCAG TGTAATAGCACATCCAGTGCTGGAATTTGCAAGAAAGCTAAGGGTCAATCAACTTCAAGCTTACCACCATTGAAg GTGAGAAAGGAGAAGCTTGGTGATAGAATAACAGCACTTCACCAGCTAGTTTCCCCATTTGGAAAG ACTGACACAGCTTCTGTGTTGTTAGAAGCCATTGGATATATTAGATTCCTTCAGAGTCAAATTGAG GCACTTAGTTCTCCTTACTTAGGCAATGGATCAAAAAACATGAGAAGTCAACAGTAT GTACATGGAGAAAGAAATTCTGTATTTCCTGAGGACCCCGGTCAG CTGTTGAATGATACTGGCCTGAAAAGAAAGGCAGCTTCAAGCCAg GATTCAAAAGATAACAAGGCAAAGGATTTGAGGAGTAGAGGATTGTGCTTGGTACCTGTGTCCTTCACCCAACATGTTGGAAATGAAAATGGAGCTGATTTCTGGGCACCTGCATATGGTAGTGGATTCTAA
- the LOC112709916 gene encoding uncharacterized protein isoform X2, translated as MMAGNPNNWWSMNPSSLIPYTQYVLGSSSSSIPFNPLVAEIPEPSPQSWSQLLFTGLPGEEERLGFNHFHQSKKLENWDDHNILINNNNNQHNTRVGPNNNNMIVDGIIKQEVSQSGNLYGQEEFHASNGSTWSTHMVPINSSSPRSSVTTNNNNNNNLLDFSYNKVDHSKNQLPYATPQCNSTSSAGICKKAKGQSTSSLPPLKVRKEKLGDRITALHQLVSPFGKALSSPYLGNGSKNMRSQQYVHGERNSVFPEDPGQLLNDTGLKRKAASSQDSKDNKAKDLRSRGLCLVPVSFTQHVGNENGADFWAPAYGSGF; from the exons ATGATGGCTGGGAACCCTAATAATTGGTGGAGCATGAATCCATCTTCTTTGATCCCTTATACTCAATATGTGCttggatcttcttcttcttcaattcctttCAATCCTTTGGTGGCAGAAATTCCAGAACCTTCTCCTCAGTCTTGGAGCCAACTTCTTTT CACTGGGTTACcaggagaagaagagagacttGGATTCAATCATTTTCATCAATCAAAAAAGTTAGAAAACTGGGATGACCATAATatcctcatcaacaacaacaataatcaacacAACACAAGAGTTggtcctaataataataatatgattgtTGATGGAATAATAAAGCAAGAGGTTTCCCAAAGTGGCAACTTGTACGGCCAAGAAGAGTTTCATGCTTCTAATGGGTCAACTTGGTCAACACATATGGTTCCCATTAATTCTTCATCACCTAGGTCAAGTGTCACtaccaataataataacaataataatttattggatTTCTCTTATAACAAGGTTGATCATAGCAAGAACCAACTACCTTATGCCACACCTCAG TGTAATAGCACATCCAGTGCTGGAATTTGCAAGAAAGCTAAGGGTCAATCAACTTCAAGCTTACCACCATTGAAg GTGAGAAAGGAGAAGCTTGGTGATAGAATAACAGCACTTCACCAGCTAGTTTCCCCATTTGGAAAG GCACTTAGTTCTCCTTACTTAGGCAATGGATCAAAAAACATGAGAAGTCAACAGTAT GTACATGGAGAAAGAAATTCTGTATTTCCTGAGGACCCCGGTCAG CTGTTGAATGATACTGGCCTGAAAAGAAAGGCAGCTTCAAGCCAg GATTCAAAAGATAACAAGGCAAAGGATTTGAGGAGTAGAGGATTGTGCTTGGTACCTGTGTCCTTCACCCAACATGTTGGAAATGAAAATGGAGCTGATTTCTGGGCACCTGCATATGGTAGTGGATTCTAA
- the LOC112709918 gene encoding protein THYLAKOID ASSEMBLY 8, chloroplastic produces the protein MASSLRLQNPTFHKPHAPPPTCTPTRHRINYVPVRCGGPRSQRGPLLKGRILSIEAIQAIQTIKRIHRTNPPNHQTLISNTLTRLIKNDLLATLRELLRQQQCALALRVFTAVRSEYDADLTLYAEMVNALASKSMGDDVDRLILELDGIEFADVADQKGMVSLIKAVVGAGRRESTVRIYEMMKKGGWCENVEPDEYLVNVLVNGLKGFGEMELAKQVQNEANRAFARFSRPNLESFRL, from the coding sequence ATGGCTTCCTCTCTCCGTCTCCAAAACCCCACTTTCCACAAACCCCACGCTCCACCACCAACATGTACTCCCACGCGCCACCGCATCAACTACGTTCCCGTGCGGTGCGGCGGCCCGCGGTCACAGCGCGGACCCTTACTCAAAGGTCGAATCCTAAGCATCGAAGCAATCCAAGCCATACAAACCATAAAACGAATCCACCGAACCAACCCTCCTAACCACCAAACCCtaatatccaacaccctcacgcGCCTCATCAAAAACGACCTACTCGCCACTCTACGTGAGCTTCTACGCCAGCAACAGTGCGCTCTCGCGCTCCGCGTGTTCACCGCCGTTAGATCAGAGTACGACGCCGATCTCACGCTCTATGCCGAGATGGTCAACGCGCTCGCAAGTAAAAGTATGGGTGACGACGTGGACCGTCTGATTTTGGAGTTGGATGGGATTGAGTTCGCTGACGTGGCGGATCAGAAGGGGATGGTGAGTTTGATCAAGGCCGTTGTTGGTGCTGGGAGGAGGGAATCAACGGTCAGGATTTACGAGATGATGAAGAAGGGTGGGTGGTGTgagaatgttgaacctgatgaGTATTTGGTTAATGTTTTGGTTAATGGGCTCAAGGGTTTTGGTGAAATGGAACTTGCTAAGCAGGTTCAGAATGAGGCTAATAGGGCTTTTGCTAGGTTCTCTAGGCCCAATTTGGAGTCATTCAGATTGTAG
- the LOC112709919 gene encoding aquaporin TIP2-1, whose product MPAIAFGRFDDSFSFGSIKAYIAEFISTLIFVFAGVGSAIAYGKLTSDAALDPAGLVAVAVCHGFALFVAVSVGANISGGHVNPAVTFGLALGGQITLLSGIFYWIAQLLGSIVACFLLSYVTGGLTTPIHSVAEGVGAFEGVVTEIIITFGLVYTVYATAADPKKGSLGTIAPIAIGFIVGANILAAGPFSGGSMNPARSFGPAVVSGNFHDNWIYWVGPLIGGGLAGLVYANVFLPSDHAPLSSEF is encoded by the exons ATGCCTGCCATAGCATTCGGGCGTTTTGATGATTCTTTCAGCTTTGGCTCCATCAAAGCCTACATTGCTGAGTTCATCTCAACATTGATCTTTGTTTTTGCTGGTGTTGGTTCAGCAATAGCCTATG GAAAGCTGACATCAGATGCAGCACTTGACCCTGCTGGATTGGTAGCAGTAGCTGTGTGCCATGGATTTGCTCTGTTTGTGGCGGTTTCTGTTGGAGCCAACATCTCTGGTGGCCATGTCAACCCTGCTGTCACTTTTGGTTTGGCACTTGGAGGCCAAATCACACTACTTTCTGGAATCTTCTACTGGATTGCTCAGCTTCTTGGTTCCATTGTTGCATGTTTCCTCCTTTCTTATGTCACCGGTGGATTG ACAACTCCAATCCATAGTGTGGCAGAAGGAGTAGGAGCATTTGAAGGAGTAGTGACTGAAATCATAATCACATTTGGATTGGTGTACACTGTGTATGCCACAGCAGCTGACCCCAAGAAGGGCTCACTAGGCACCATTGCACCCATTGCAATTGGTTTCATTGTTGGTGCCAACATCTTGGCCGCCGGTCCCTTCTCCGGCGGCTCCATGAACCCGGCTCGCTCCTTCGGCCCTGCCGTCGTCAGCGGCAACTTCCATGACAACTGGATCTACTGGGTTGGACCCCTCATTGGTGGTGGCCTTGCTGGCCTTGTCTATGCCAATGTCTTCTTGCCCTCTGACCATGCACCTCTTTCAAGTGAATTTTGA